One stretch of Priestia megaterium DNA includes these proteins:
- a CDS encoding MarR family winged helix-turn-helix transcriptional regulator yields MDIYKELFLMQQTYATLFSLANKIQVKGDKSLELLTSRQHMAMVAIAHLPEDETTLNNIARKLGTTKQSVKQLITIMEKKGYVDVVPSSKDKRAVNVKITKAGKEALLVVSEKGIFFLEELFKKFSTEELEIMWKLLKKLYSFDGEEHDGFEEEGNIKMDDDHNELQLRVIRELESRRVQAIDNMRKNI; encoded by the coding sequence ATGGATATTTATAAAGAGCTTTTCTTAATGCAGCAAACTTACGCTACTTTATTTTCTCTGGCAAATAAAATCCAAGTAAAGGGTGATAAATCTCTTGAACTTTTAACATCAAGACAGCATATGGCGATGGTGGCAATTGCTCATTTACCTGAAGATGAAACAACATTGAATAATATCGCTAGAAAATTAGGAACCACAAAACAAAGCGTCAAACAGTTAATTACCATTATGGAAAAGAAGGGTTATGTTGACGTAGTTCCTAGCAGTAAAGACAAGCGTGCAGTTAACGTAAAAATTACAAAAGCGGGAAAAGAGGCACTGCTTGTTGTCTCAGAAAAAGGAATTTTCTTTTTGGAAGAACTTTTTAAAAAGTTCTCAACTGAAGAGTTGGAAATAATGTGGAAGCTTTTAAAGAAACTTTATAGCTTTGATGGGGAAGAACATGATGGATTTGAAGAAGAAGGCAACATCAAAATGGATGATGATCACAATGAATTACAGTTGAGAGTAATAAGGGAGCTTGAAAGTCGAAGAGTTCAAGCAATTGATAATATGAGAAAGAATATATAA
- a CDS encoding serine hydrolase domain-containing protein, translated as MFEISDETLRLINKTCKGKKHLKLTVGYLKDNDPVTKTYNEGGEIDSSKKHHYEIGSITKTFTVSLLSKYVSENKLSINDSIQKYIKEIKEDTYYPTLLRLATHSSGYSGSLPLNTQEYFKIILGLIFGGSDLNKNNPLHMDFNKMKMLIESNKLKEVDYSWKYSNFGISLIGYVLGMVSGRGYWDTMNDFFHNELGLKDTCLGSSNNNLQGYDRKNNNCGNWQWDKENFISPAGAVSSTADDLLKYAKINMYEDKPYLSFCHKKHGDGTKKFDMGLGWLLLKKNNNVVLHGGGTGCFSSFLGIDKEKKVASVVLANYRLGRNNDEHIGMSLLESLQKSKDI; from the coding sequence ATGTTTGAAATCAGCGATGAAACATTACGGTTAATTAATAAAACCTGTAAAGGAAAAAAACACTTAAAATTAACCGTTGGCTACTTAAAGGACAATGATCCTGTTACAAAAACTTATAACGAAGGCGGTGAAATAGATTCATCAAAAAAACATCATTATGAAATTGGTTCTATTACGAAAACTTTCACTGTATCGCTGCTCTCAAAGTATGTATCTGAAAACAAGCTGTCAATAAATGACTCTATACAAAAATACATAAAAGAAATTAAAGAAGACACGTATTATCCCACATTGCTTCGCCTTGCTACTCACTCTTCTGGATATTCAGGAAGCTTACCTTTAAATACACAGGAATATTTTAAAATAATTTTAGGTTTGATTTTTGGCGGAAGTGATTTGAACAAAAATAATCCGCTGCATATGGATTTTAACAAAATGAAGATGCTAATCGAAAGTAATAAATTGAAAGAAGTAGATTATTCATGGAAATATTCCAATTTCGGCATCTCACTTATTGGGTACGTGTTGGGAATGGTATCGGGCAGGGGATATTGGGATACTATGAATGACTTTTTTCATAATGAGCTTGGACTAAAGGATACTTGTTTAGGCAGCTCAAATAATAATCTACAGGGTTATGACCGCAAAAATAATAATTGTGGCAACTGGCAGTGGGACAAGGAAAATTTTATATCACCTGCCGGGGCGGTATCCTCAACCGCTGACGATTTACTTAAATACGCAAAAATAAATATGTATGAAGATAAACCATATCTTTCTTTTTGTCATAAAAAACACGGTGATGGAACAAAGAAGTTTGATATGGGTCTTGGATGGTTGCTTTTAAAGAAAAACAATAATGTAGTGTTGCACGGCGGTGGAACAGGATGCTTCAGCTCATTTTTAGGGATTGATAAAGAAAAGAAAGTTGCGTCCGTCGTTTTAGCTAATTATAGACTAGGTAGAAATAATGATGAACATATAGGAATGTCTTTATTAGAAAGCCTGCAAAAGTCAAAAGATATATAA
- a CDS encoding mechanosensitive ion channel family protein translates to MGRLVFTEFFQQFPVKVLTVALLIILIVYFIRKFIKLFFDKTSFLDEKREETLMHFSNQVTRVVGLAFFFIYVLSHFFDFGKILTSSVVLASALAIILQHIIRDYIMGLTYLFERQIHHGDYVILNGNRQGKIEEITMRYLKIRQYDGYLYTVSYSNITELQNGTRGRRRVNESLILNYRQNPDDAFKVLEQVAQTCNEKYGQYLLKDVNGIPIESFRFNQITELNVGFKGHQYSLSGLVKEADFVEASQKVRYELAMAAYKNDLMMAESFDTSH, encoded by the coding sequence GTGGGTAGGTTGGTTTTTACTGAATTCTTCCAGCAGTTTCCCGTAAAGGTTTTAACGGTAGCGCTGCTGATTATACTTATTGTTTATTTTATCCGCAAATTTATTAAGCTCTTCTTTGACAAAACGAGCTTTTTAGATGAAAAACGAGAAGAGACGCTGATGCATTTTTCTAATCAGGTGACAAGGGTAGTAGGGCTGGCTTTTTTCTTTATTTATGTGCTTAGCCATTTCTTTGACTTCGGAAAGATTCTCACTAGTTCTGTAGTGTTGGCCAGTGCCCTGGCGATAATCCTTCAGCATATCATCCGTGATTACATAATGGGACTGACTTACTTGTTTGAACGCCAGATCCATCACGGAGATTATGTTATTCTCAACGGGAATCGCCAAGGGAAAATAGAAGAAATTACTATGCGCTACTTGAAGATTCGCCAGTATGATGGCTACCTCTATACAGTTTCATATAGCAACATTACGGAACTTCAGAACGGAACCCGAGGAAGACGCCGGGTAAATGAAAGTCTTATTCTCAACTATAGGCAAAACCCGGACGATGCGTTCAAAGTATTGGAGCAAGTAGCCCAAACATGTAACGAGAAGTATGGTCAATATTTGTTGAAAGATGTGAATGGAATTCCTATAGAAAGTTTTCGATTCAATCAAATTACTGAATTGAACGTAGGTTTTAAAGGTCACCAATATTCGTTATCGGGGCTTGTGAAGGAAGCTGATTTTGTGGAAGCGAGCCAAAAGGTGAGATATGAACTCGCAATGGCTGCCTACAAAAATGACCTAATGATGGCTGAAAGCTTCGACACAAGCCATTGA